The following coding sequences lie in one Myxococcus xanthus genomic window:
- a CDS encoding Erp protein, whose amino-acid sequence MAKQMKRGWMWAGALAGTLALGTACSATEAPVQVAQVDPSTGQTVTPGTAPGNTTPGTGPGTTPQTGSTNTNPNTLPPATNPNTLPPGTSTTTPGTGGSGAPGTTPYNTGAEGATSTVPGTTPYNADAGTGGSGVLPTPGIGTTPGLDAPTGTGTSNTVPAPSGVINDGGTGF is encoded by the coding sequence ATGGCGAAGCAGATGAAGCGGGGTTGGATGTGGGCCGGAGCACTGGCGGGTACCCTGGCGTTGGGGACCGCGTGTAGCGCGACGGAGGCTCCGGTGCAGGTGGCGCAGGTGGACCCGTCCACCGGGCAGACGGTGACGCCGGGCACCGCGCCGGGCAACACCACGCCGGGCACGGGCCCCGGCACGACGCCGCAGACGGGCTCGACGAACACGAACCCCAACACCCTGCCCCCGGCGACGAACCCCAACACCCTGCCCCCGGGAACGTCCACGACGACGCCGGGCACGGGCGGCTCCGGCGCTCCGGGCACCACGCCCTACAACACGGGCGCGGAGGGCGCCACGTCCACCGTTCCTGGCACCACGCCCTACAACGCGGACGCGGGCACGGGCGGCTCCGGGGTGCTGCCCACGCCGGGCATCGGCACCACGCCCGGGCTCGACGCCCCGACCGGCACCGGGACGTCCAACACCGTCCCCGCGC
- a CDS encoding efflux RND transporter permease subunit, producing MMEPHPNDTTPPGEPRWMGRVERALGAMAAHNHRRPVLALLLALVLAAVGGFFARGLHLNANLVDLLPSSFESVQDLRELERRFGALGWVAVVGEGADPESLKRFADDLAPKLEALPGIRFVEAQRPGAFFRDRALYFLSEEDLREVYRRLEARLQWEQQQANPLYVPLVEEEPPSLDFSDLEAKYAGGAGQRLSTSQGDYYLDEGQRRIVLLAKPDTTSADLGFSRKVTDEVRGLLAAQDLSKYGAGFKVDITGTFQKKLDQQKQIARDIGVASAVATALMLLYLLFHFRSALAVGLVLTPVAAGLAWTYGLVALVFGEVNLLTGFLGAILGGLGLEHGIHLLGRYLHLRGEGHTSEASTRTSFTHTGGAALVSALVAAVTFFVLGTSRFRAFREFGVIAGVGMVVLIAAYVLVLPALLGLASRWGWTPRRASVTTARSPMGQLLLRRRHVVTVVSAVLLLGLLSQTGRVRFDFDFGSLEDQDLPSFQLDREVNRLIGYSQTPVVVLTQSPEEEQAMVERLHARQRERGKDSTIDFVASLSSLVPEDQPRKQRVLQDISRLLERVPEGRLDARQREQVASLRRQAASPPFTRDDLPPSVQQQFLGRQGASGGFVMVYPSVDQSDGVAVRTLAREVRGVGTPDGPRVSAAGESMVMADILDMVTHEAPLILGGTTLAVLLAMWLTLGGLRIALLCMAPTVVSLVALLGLMPLLGLEFNYLNILVIPILIGTTVDAGVHLLTRLSSPGHDFVSVYSETGKAICGGLLTSAMGFGALFLADHPGLNSIGALANLGFATNLLIMLVAFPALLLVLSERRLKRHSARKQSQKPEPPRHSGRGEPTHAN from the coding sequence ATGATGGAACCGCATCCGAACGACACGACACCTCCGGGCGAGCCGCGGTGGATGGGGCGCGTGGAGCGCGCGCTGGGCGCGATGGCCGCGCACAACCACCGGCGTCCGGTGTTGGCGCTGCTGCTGGCGCTGGTGCTGGCCGCCGTGGGTGGCTTCTTCGCGCGAGGACTGCACCTCAACGCCAACCTCGTGGATCTGCTCCCGTCCTCCTTCGAGAGCGTGCAGGACCTGCGGGAGTTGGAGCGCCGCTTCGGCGCGCTCGGCTGGGTGGCGGTGGTGGGCGAGGGCGCGGACCCCGAGTCCCTGAAGCGTTTCGCGGACGACCTGGCGCCCAAGCTGGAGGCCCTGCCCGGCATCCGCTTCGTCGAGGCGCAGCGCCCCGGCGCCTTCTTCCGCGACCGGGCACTGTACTTCCTGTCGGAAGAGGACCTGCGGGAGGTGTACCGCCGCTTGGAGGCGCGGCTCCAGTGGGAACAGCAGCAGGCCAACCCGCTCTACGTGCCGCTGGTGGAGGAGGAGCCGCCGTCCCTGGACTTCTCCGACCTGGAGGCGAAGTACGCGGGCGGGGCCGGACAGCGGCTGTCCACCAGCCAGGGTGACTACTACCTGGATGAGGGCCAGCGCCGCATCGTGCTCCTGGCCAAGCCGGACACCACGTCCGCGGACCTGGGCTTCTCGCGCAAGGTCACCGATGAGGTGCGCGGGCTGCTCGCCGCGCAGGACCTGTCGAAGTACGGGGCCGGCTTCAAGGTAGACATCACCGGCACCTTCCAGAAGAAGTTGGATCAGCAGAAGCAGATTGCGCGCGACATCGGCGTGGCCTCGGCGGTGGCCACCGCGCTGATGCTGCTCTACCTCCTCTTCCACTTCCGCAGCGCGCTGGCGGTGGGGCTGGTGCTGACGCCGGTGGCCGCGGGCCTGGCGTGGACGTACGGCCTGGTGGCGCTCGTCTTCGGCGAGGTCAATCTCCTGACGGGCTTCCTGGGCGCCATCCTCGGTGGCCTGGGCCTGGAGCACGGCATCCACCTGCTGGGGCGCTACCTGCACCTGCGCGGCGAAGGCCACACGTCCGAGGCTTCCACGCGCACGTCCTTCACGCACACCGGCGGCGCGGCGCTCGTCTCCGCGCTGGTGGCGGCCGTCACGTTCTTCGTGCTGGGCACCTCGCGCTTCCGCGCGTTCCGTGAGTTCGGCGTCATCGCGGGCGTGGGCATGGTGGTGCTCATCGCCGCCTACGTGCTGGTGCTGCCCGCGCTGCTGGGCCTGGCCTCGCGCTGGGGGTGGACACCCCGGCGCGCCTCCGTCACCACCGCGCGCTCCCCCATGGGCCAGCTGCTGCTGCGGCGGCGCCACGTCGTCACCGTCGTGTCCGCCGTGCTGCTGCTGGGGCTGCTGAGCCAGACGGGGCGCGTGCGCTTCGACTTCGACTTCGGCTCGCTGGAGGACCAGGACCTGCCGTCCTTCCAACTGGACCGCGAGGTCAACCGCCTCATCGGCTATTCGCAGACACCGGTGGTGGTGCTCACCCAATCACCCGAGGAGGAACAGGCGATGGTGGAGCGGCTCCACGCGCGACAACGCGAGCGGGGCAAGGACTCCACCATCGACTTCGTGGCCTCGCTGTCCTCGCTGGTGCCCGAGGACCAGCCGCGCAAGCAGCGCGTCCTCCAGGACATCTCGCGGCTGCTGGAGCGCGTCCCGGAGGGCCGGCTGGATGCACGGCAACGGGAGCAGGTGGCGTCGCTGCGAAGGCAGGCAGCCTCACCGCCCTTCACCCGTGACGACCTGCCGCCGAGCGTCCAGCAACAGTTCCTGGGCCGGCAGGGCGCGTCGGGGGGCTTCGTCATGGTCTACCCGTCCGTGGACCAGTCGGACGGGGTGGCGGTCCGCACGCTGGCGCGGGAGGTTCGCGGCGTGGGGACACCGGACGGCCCGCGCGTCTCCGCGGCCGGCGAGTCCATGGTGATGGCGGACATCCTCGACATGGTGACGCACGAGGCACCGCTCATCCTCGGCGGCACCACGCTGGCGGTATTGCTGGCCATGTGGCTGACGCTGGGCGGCCTGCGCATCGCCCTGCTGTGCATGGCGCCCACCGTGGTGTCACTGGTGGCGCTGCTGGGGCTGATGCCGCTGCTGGGGCTGGAGTTCAACTACCTCAACATCCTCGTCATCCCGATTCTCATCGGAACGACGGTGGACGCGGGGGTGCACCTGCTGACGCGATTGTCATCACCGGGCCATGACTTCGTGTCGGTGTATTCGGAGACGGGGAAGGCCATCTGCGGCGGCTTGCTGACCAGCGCGATGGGCTTCGGTGCCCTCTTCCTCGCTGACCACCCGGGCCTCAACTCCATTGGCGCACTTGCCAATCTGGGCTTCGCCACCAACCTCCTCATCATGCTGGTGGCCTTCCCGGCCCTGCTGCTGGTGCTGTCGGAGCGCAGGCTGAAGCGCCATTCCGCCCGAAAGCAATCGCAGAAACCGGAGCCACCGCGCCACTCGGGGCGCGGCGAGCCCACGCACGCAAACTGA
- a CDS encoding efflux RND transporter permease subunit, whose protein sequence is MSEKRWSERFEGAMGRLAVRNHRKPFQALLLALVLTVLGAYFARTLTLNADFVGLLPKNFPSVQDIEKLRKRFGGQGNVVVVGMGADPEVLKRFADDMAPKLGELSEIRYVSHQRPRAFFDEHSLYYVDVEDLETIQERIDARILWEKQQANPLFVSLVEEDPPSVDFADIEQKYTGRANQRLSGQGDLYYINPTERMVVLMAKPRGSAADLNYSKKVVGQVEDFLAQQDLSKYGPGFKTAVTGTFKKKIDQQRVIIGDLASASTLAMVLLLAYLAFHFRSALSVGLTMAPVMAGLGWTYGFVGLAYGQVNLLTGFLAAVLGGLGVEHGIHLLGRYTTLRSEGMNSEEAVDESFRHTGFSALIAALVAALTFLSLAMSEFRAFREFGIIAAVGMLVSIFSYVLLLPALLGLATLFGWAPRVQQEGAAGPLSLLARWLPRSYRGVGIVVGVGVLALVSQAYRISFNYDSRTLEDYKQASAVLDQKVNDILGYSQTPVVVLTDSQEMEREVVRQLEARKAARGKDSTIDFVGALDDLVPKRQDEKQAILQAISAKLEKLDPERLPEDTRNTLVRALNMAKAKPFTQEALPTSVRHQFESLDGSTGGVVLVYAGGVSLSDGEGTRKFSKEVRGLQMPDGSQVSAAGEALILADILDMVSREGPRILAAAVLSVLVAMWLTLGKLRTALICMLPTLLSVVGLVGLMSLLGLQFNYLNIMVLPVLVGTTVDAGVHLVQRLGERGADFVSVYAETGRAITGGLLTSAIGFVALILAKHPGLNSIGDLANLGFGINMVIVLLGFPSLLLMVERWRRKHSTSPEEQTEQPAPEA, encoded by the coding sequence ATGAGTGAGAAGCGTTGGTCGGAGCGGTTCGAGGGAGCCATGGGCCGCCTGGCGGTGCGGAACCACCGGAAGCCCTTCCAGGCGCTGCTCCTGGCTCTGGTGCTCACCGTGCTCGGCGCGTACTTCGCCAGGACGCTGACGCTCAACGCGGACTTCGTGGGACTGCTGCCGAAGAACTTCCCCAGCGTCCAGGACATCGAGAAGCTGCGCAAGCGCTTCGGTGGTCAGGGCAACGTGGTGGTGGTGGGGATGGGCGCGGATCCAGAGGTGCTCAAGCGCTTCGCGGACGACATGGCGCCGAAGCTCGGGGAGCTGTCGGAGATTCGCTACGTCTCCCACCAGCGGCCCCGGGCCTTCTTCGACGAGCACTCGCTCTACTACGTGGACGTCGAGGACCTGGAGACCATCCAGGAGCGCATCGACGCGCGCATCCTCTGGGAGAAGCAGCAGGCCAATCCGCTCTTCGTCTCGCTGGTGGAGGAGGACCCTCCGTCAGTGGACTTCGCGGACATCGAGCAGAAGTACACCGGCCGCGCCAACCAGCGCCTCTCCGGGCAGGGCGACCTCTATTACATCAACCCCACCGAGCGCATGGTGGTGCTGATGGCGAAGCCCCGGGGCAGCGCCGCGGACCTGAACTACTCGAAGAAGGTCGTGGGCCAGGTGGAGGACTTCCTGGCGCAGCAGGACCTGTCGAAGTACGGGCCCGGCTTCAAGACGGCGGTGACGGGCACCTTCAAGAAGAAGATTGATCAGCAGCGCGTCATCATTGGCGACCTGGCGAGCGCGTCCACGCTGGCCATGGTGTTGCTGCTGGCGTACCTGGCCTTCCACTTCCGCAGCGCGCTGTCGGTGGGCCTCACCATGGCGCCGGTGATGGCGGGCCTGGGGTGGACGTACGGCTTCGTGGGGCTCGCCTACGGGCAGGTGAACCTCCTGACGGGCTTCCTCGCGGCGGTGCTGGGAGGCCTGGGCGTGGAGCACGGCATCCACCTGCTGGGGCGCTACACGACGCTGCGCTCGGAGGGGATGAACTCCGAGGAAGCGGTGGATGAGTCCTTCCGGCACACCGGCTTCTCCGCGCTCATCGCGGCGCTGGTGGCGGCGCTCACCTTCCTCAGCCTGGCCATGTCGGAGTTCAGGGCGTTCCGCGAGTTCGGCATCATCGCCGCGGTGGGCATGCTGGTGAGCATCTTCTCCTACGTGCTGCTGCTGCCCGCGCTGCTGGGGCTGGCCACGCTCTTCGGTTGGGCGCCGCGGGTGCAGCAAGAGGGTGCGGCCGGGCCGCTGAGCCTGCTGGCTCGCTGGCTGCCGCGCTCCTACCGGGGCGTGGGCATCGTGGTGGGCGTGGGCGTGCTGGCGCTGGTGTCGCAGGCGTACCGCATCTCGTTCAACTACGACTCGCGCACGCTGGAGGACTACAAGCAGGCGTCGGCGGTGCTGGACCAGAAGGTGAACGACATCCTGGGCTACTCGCAGACGCCGGTGGTGGTGCTCACCGATTCGCAGGAGATGGAGCGCGAGGTGGTGCGCCAGCTGGAGGCGCGCAAGGCGGCGCGGGGCAAGGACTCCACCATCGACTTCGTGGGCGCGCTGGATGACCTGGTCCCCAAGCGGCAGGACGAGAAGCAGGCCATCCTCCAGGCCATCTCCGCGAAGCTGGAGAAGCTGGACCCGGAGCGGCTGCCCGAGGACACGCGCAACACGCTGGTGCGCGCGCTGAACATGGCGAAGGCGAAGCCCTTCACCCAGGAGGCCCTGCCCACCAGCGTGCGGCACCAGTTCGAGAGCCTGGATGGCAGCACGGGCGGCGTGGTGCTGGTGTACGCAGGTGGCGTCAGTTTGTCGGACGGTGAGGGCACGCGGAAGTTCTCCAAGGAAGTGCGCGGCCTGCAGATGCCGGACGGCAGTCAGGTGTCGGCGGCGGGAGAGGCGCTCATCCTGGCGGACATCCTGGACATGGTGTCGCGTGAAGGGCCGCGCATCCTCGCGGCGGCGGTGCTGAGCGTGCTGGTGGCCATGTGGCTGACGCTGGGCAAGCTGCGCACCGCGCTCATCTGCATGTTGCCCACGCTGCTGTCCGTCGTCGGCCTGGTGGGGCTGATGTCGCTGCTGGGGCTGCAGTTCAACTACCTCAACATCATGGTGCTGCCGGTGCTGGTGGGCACCACGGTGGACGCGGGCGTGCACCTGGTGCAGCGGCTGGGCGAGCGCGGCGCGGACTTCGTCTCCGTGTATGCGGAGACGGGCCGGGCGATTACGGGCGGCCTGCTGACGAGCGCCATTGGCTTCGTCGCGCTCATCCTGGCGAAGCACCCGGGCCTCAACTCCATTGGTGACCTGGCCAACCTGGGCTTCGGCATCAACATGGTCATTGTGCTGCTGGGCTTCCCGTCGCTGCTGCTGATGGTGGAGCGCTGGCGCCGCAAGCACAGCACGTCGCCGGAAGAGCAGACTGAGCAGCCCGCGCCGGAGGCGTGA
- a CDS encoding NAD(P)/FAD-dependent oxidoreductase, with protein MTKRATWTRREALALAGLGLAGAALPLGCRHAMDATRTDDMEREDVKDVVVVGGGPGGLSAALALGRGRKKVLVCDAGTPRNAAAEEVHTYLTRDGIPPREFRRVAWEQMRPYDVELREARVLNVERAGTVFRVALEGGGVVEARRVLLATGMVDVMRELPGYSDLWGKAIFQCPYCHGWEIQDRAWGVLATNEVSLDFAVMLTGWTRDLVVFAMDGFEVPADKRALLEKARVRLETRRIRGLIAAGEKLEAVELEDGTRVPREILFDRPPQRQSSLVQRLGLELNEEGFVKLKGPGETSVPGIYAAGDLGTRAQAAIAAASAGMMAAGMLNHDLNLERAGAAHGPGQG; from the coding sequence ATGACGAAGCGGGCGACGTGGACGCGCCGAGAGGCCCTGGCGCTGGCCGGGCTGGGACTGGCCGGTGCCGCGCTGCCCCTGGGCTGCAGACACGCGATGGACGCGACGAGGACGGACGACATGGAGCGCGAGGACGTGAAGGACGTGGTGGTGGTGGGCGGCGGCCCGGGTGGCTTGAGCGCGGCGCTGGCGCTGGGGCGTGGCCGCAAGAAGGTCCTGGTGTGCGATGCGGGTACTCCCCGGAACGCGGCCGCCGAGGAGGTGCATACCTATCTCACGCGGGATGGCATCCCGCCCCGGGAGTTCCGGCGTGTCGCCTGGGAGCAGATGCGCCCCTACGATGTGGAACTGCGCGAGGCGCGGGTGCTGAACGTCGAGCGCGCGGGGACGGTGTTCCGCGTGGCGCTCGAAGGGGGCGGCGTGGTGGAGGCCCGCCGGGTGCTGCTGGCCACGGGGATGGTGGACGTGATGCGCGAGCTGCCCGGCTACAGCGACTTGTGGGGCAAGGCCATCTTCCAGTGCCCGTACTGCCATGGTTGGGAAATCCAGGACCGGGCCTGGGGCGTGTTGGCCACGAACGAGGTGTCGCTCGACTTCGCCGTGATGTTGACGGGGTGGACCCGCGACCTGGTGGTGTTCGCCATGGACGGTTTCGAGGTGCCCGCCGACAAGCGTGCGCTGCTGGAGAAGGCGAGGGTTCGGCTCGAGACGCGGCGTATTCGCGGCCTCATCGCGGCCGGGGAGAAGCTGGAGGCGGTGGAGCTGGAGGACGGCACTCGGGTGCCCCGGGAGATTCTCTTCGACCGTCCACCCCAGCGGCAGTCGTCGCTCGTGCAGCGGCTGGGGCTCGAGCTGAACGAGGAGGGCTTCGTGAAGCTGAAGGGCCCGGGCGAGACGTCGGTGCCGGGCATCTACGCGGCGGGGGACCTCGGCACCCGGGCGCAGGCGGCCATCGCCGCCGCGTCCGCGGGGATGATGGCGGCGGGCATGTTGAACCATGACCTGAACCTGGAACGGGCGGGCGCCGCGCATGGACCTGGTCAGGGTTGA
- a CDS encoding helix-turn-helix domain-containing protein translates to MDLVRVEPGGFARYEGAMPTEPRQPSWGPDSSSRLDFEKGRLPIWAGRLQVHPRGGRATAVHAYAVVMLVTRGESKMRHAGDLVVRAGDVHLIPPGDAHGAGASNAEGWGVAFHPDALGEDGGAANRLGPLLRVRKGCHPVLRPTLPQRRRLARWMRLLSEEVARNEPGGEEAARSLLRLVLIELERMTAQMGASEPPSLGLSRKALTYIETHCLEPLSLAQVAKALGRSSAHVAGVVRQETGRTVGEWILECRMAEARRRLRGTDERVDIIAERVGYADVTHFIRQFRRIHGVTPAAWRRKATAGAP, encoded by the coding sequence ATGGACCTGGTCAGGGTTGAGCCCGGCGGCTTCGCTCGCTACGAAGGGGCGATGCCGACCGAGCCACGACAGCCGTCCTGGGGGCCCGATTCGTCGTCGCGCCTGGACTTCGAAAAAGGGCGGCTGCCGATATGGGCGGGGCGCCTTCAGGTCCACCCCCGAGGCGGCCGCGCCACCGCCGTGCACGCCTACGCCGTGGTGATGCTGGTGACGCGAGGCGAGTCGAAGATGCGGCACGCGGGGGACCTGGTGGTCCGGGCGGGAGACGTCCACCTGATTCCGCCCGGGGATGCGCACGGGGCCGGCGCTTCGAACGCGGAAGGGTGGGGCGTGGCCTTCCATCCGGATGCCTTGGGCGAGGACGGTGGGGCCGCGAACCGCCTGGGGCCGTTGCTGCGGGTGCGCAAGGGCTGTCACCCCGTGCTGCGGCCCACGCTGCCGCAGCGCCGGAGGCTGGCGCGGTGGATGCGCCTGCTGTCGGAGGAGGTGGCCCGGAACGAGCCGGGGGGCGAGGAAGCCGCGCGCTCGCTGCTGCGGCTGGTCCTCATCGAACTGGAGCGCATGACGGCCCAGATGGGCGCGAGCGAGCCGCCCTCCCTGGGCTTGAGCCGCAAGGCGCTCACGTACATTGAGACGCACTGTCTGGAGCCGCTGTCGCTCGCGCAGGTGGCGAAGGCGCTGGGGCGCTCCTCCGCGCATGTGGCGGGCGTGGTGCGGCAGGAGACGGGCCGCACGGTGGGCGAGTGGATTCTGGAGTGCCGGATGGCGGAGGCACGCCGGCGACTGCGCGGCACGGACGAGCGCGTGGACATCATCGCGGAGCGCGTGGGCTACGCGGACGTGACGCACTTCATCCGCCAGTTCCGCCGCATCCACGGGGTGACTCCGGCCGCGTGGCGGCGCAAGGCGACGGCCGGGGCTCCATGA
- a CDS encoding DUF4340 domain-containing protein: MKKALVIVVGAAVLLLVFMFVAGEQPPGQPEASGGGRQLDLSGFDPARVSGLEVSGVRRATLQRDSSGWTVADPGSPESRYLADEAMVKGALESLTRVAGAKFVTGEADRLNEFWLDDARGLKVRILQEGRPPLELVLGKDGASNGGTYVRKAANADVFEHPTLLGWLWRRRVMDWRDARLVRGAPGDITQLVFRVGDEAPVTVTSNGAAGGWRLAEGTQVPEGFRFSAHVVEQVVRDLLEVEAQDVLAGEAATEAKAALTQAHDTVEARLKNGKTVVLRLSRASESKDTVFVQLEGDARVYEVSAVAASQVRKRLVDFRDLLLLRFALEQVNQVRIQAGDTTVVVAKEAQGWVLREPQSPPESYRFDASQVEAHLIWLQRLEASRLLDAAVEDAQAGLSPPVASVEVREEGGAVQTLWLGNAVPDAPEGYQEVYARGSRDGFTYAVEDRARAWLSRGLALFSGP; this comes from the coding sequence ATGAAGAAGGCGCTGGTCATCGTCGTTGGCGCAGCCGTGCTGCTGCTCGTGTTCATGTTCGTCGCCGGTGAGCAGCCGCCGGGGCAGCCGGAAGCCAGCGGTGGTGGACGCCAGTTGGACCTGTCGGGCTTCGACCCGGCCCGAGTCTCCGGGTTGGAGGTCTCGGGCGTCCGCCGCGCCACGCTGCAGCGGGACAGCAGTGGGTGGACGGTCGCGGACCCGGGCTCGCCGGAGAGCCGCTACCTGGCGGACGAGGCGATGGTGAAGGGCGCGCTGGAGTCCCTGACCCGGGTGGCCGGGGCGAAGTTCGTCACCGGCGAGGCCGACCGGCTGAACGAGTTCTGGCTGGATGACGCGCGCGGGCTGAAGGTCCGCATCCTCCAGGAGGGCCGCCCTCCGCTGGAGCTGGTGCTCGGGAAGGACGGGGCGTCGAACGGTGGAACCTACGTGCGCAAGGCGGCCAACGCGGACGTCTTCGAGCACCCCACGTTGTTGGGCTGGTTGTGGCGCCGGCGCGTCATGGACTGGCGTGACGCGCGGCTGGTGCGGGGGGCGCCCGGGGACATCACGCAGTTGGTGTTTCGTGTCGGGGACGAAGCGCCGGTGACGGTGACGTCGAATGGCGCGGCTGGCGGCTGGCGGCTCGCGGAGGGGACGCAGGTGCCGGAGGGCTTCCGGTTCAGCGCGCACGTGGTCGAACAGGTCGTGCGGGACTTGTTGGAGGTCGAGGCGCAGGACGTGCTCGCGGGAGAGGCCGCCACGGAGGCGAAGGCCGCGCTCACCCAGGCGCATGACACGGTGGAGGCGCGCCTCAAGAATGGGAAGACGGTGGTGTTGCGGCTGAGCCGTGCGTCGGAGTCCAAGGACACCGTCTTCGTCCAGTTGGAGGGAGATGCGCGGGTGTACGAGGTGTCCGCGGTTGCGGCATCGCAGGTGCGCAAGCGGCTGGTGGACTTCCGCGACCTGCTCCTGCTGCGCTTCGCGTTGGAGCAGGTGAACCAGGTGCGCATCCAGGCCGGTGACACGACGGTGGTGGTGGCGAAGGAAGCGCAGGGTTGGGTGCTGCGTGAGCCGCAGTCGCCGCCGGAGTCCTACCGGTTCGACGCGTCACAGGTGGAGGCGCATCTCATCTGGCTCCAGCGGCTCGAGGCCTCGCGCCTTCTCGACGCAGCGGTGGAGGACGCGCAGGCGGGCCTGTCTCCGCCCGTGGCCTCCGTGGAGGTGCGCGAGGAGGGCGGCGCCGTGCAGACGCTGTGGCTCGGGAATGCAGTGCCAGACGCACCGGAGGGCTACCAGGAGGTGTACGCCCGAGGCTCGCGCGACGGCTTCACGTATGCCGTGGAGGACAGGGCTCGCGCCTGGTTGTCGCGTGGCCTCGCGCTCTTCAGCGGGCCGTAG